From the Paraflavitalea soli genome, the window ACCGGCGCATGATGAAATGTTGTTCATCATTATTCACCAGGCCTATGAGCTTTGGTTCAAACAACTGTTGTATGAAGTGGATTCGGTGAGTGGTATCATGAAGAAACCTTCGGTGAATGATAACTCACCGGAGCTGCAAACGGTGGTACATCGCTTATCGCGCATGGTATCGATCCTCAAAGTACTGGTAAGCCAGATCGATATTATGGAAACGATGACACCCATGGACTTCCTCGACTTCCGTGATATGCTGCGGCCTGCCTCGGGTTTTCAAAGCTGGCAGTTCAAGATCCTGGAAGCTAAGCTGGGGTTGAAATACCAGCATCGCTTTGGACAGCAATATTATGTTTCGCAGTTGCGGCAGGAGCAGGTAGACCTTATTAAACAGGTTGAGTCGGAAAGGTCTTTAATAGAATTGTTGAACGATTGGCTGGAAAGGATGCCCTTTGTAGATGAAGTGAAAGATTTCTGGCAAAACTATCGCCATACATATGTAACGAGTCTGGCCTCTGCCGAGCAGGAAAACCAGGCTTTTTTTGATGGGGTATTTGATGATGCTTCTGCCAATGAAGAAAGAAGGTTGAGCCCCAAAGCATGCCGGTCGGCTTTGTTCATTATGCTGTACCGTGGCTATCCCATTTTGCAACTTCCCTTTCAATTATTGAATAATCTGCTCGAGATCGATGAACAGCTGAGTACCTGGCGCTATCGCCACATGAATATGGTACACCGTATCATCGGCACCCGTATTGGTACGGGGGGCAGCACGGGCCGTGATTACCTCAAAGGGGCCTTGGATAAACACTACATCTTCGCGGAAATAGCCCGTCTTACCAGCTTCCTTGTAGAGCGTAGAAAGCTGCCTGCGCTGAACGCGGAGTTGGAAGGAAAGCTGGGCTTTGTGCACGGGTAGCTACCTGGATCTTATACCTGTATGCCAGCTCCGGGGCGGGTAACCAATTGGTAATCTATGGGTAATACACGGCTGATCCTCTCTGTATGTTCTCTGTAGCTATTCCCATATTCAGGTAATTCGTAATGTATTGCTGGGTGGAAATGGCTATTAAAGGGGTGGCAGGGGGCACAAAAAAACGGGTCCCGGTTTTAGCCGGAACCCGCTGTATCATTTAAACCCAGAGGGGTTATTTACGCTTCATTACTTTTTCGGCTGCTTCCACGATATGTGGGGTAGACAAGCCATATTTCTCCAGCAATTGGGTGGGTGTACCACTTTCGCCAAAGGTATCATTGGTTCCTACATACTCAATAGGGATGGGCAGGTTGCGGGCAGCTACCTGTGCCACAGAATCGCCCAGGCCACCCAGGATGTTGTGCTCCTCTACGGTAACGGCACATTTGGTTTTGCTGATGGACTTGATGATGGCTTCGGTATCGAGGGGCTTAATGGTGTGGATGTTGATGACTTCCACGCTGATGCCTTTTTCCTGGAGGATGACGCCGGCTTCGATGGCTTTCCATACCATGTGGCCGCAGGCGAAGATAGACACATCGGTACCTTCGGAGAATACCTGTGCCTTACCGATCACAAAGTCTTCTACTTTGGTAAAGATGGGCCATACGGGGCGACCAAAACGGAGGTAAACAGGGCCCTGGTAATCAGCAATAGCCAGTGTGGCTGCTTTGGTTTGGTTGTAGTCGCAAGGCACGATCACAGTCATGCCGGGCAACATTTTCATCATACCGATATCTTCCAATATCTGGTGAGTAGCGCCATCTTCACCGAGGGTAAGACCGGCATGGGAGGCGCATATTTTTACATTTTTACCGGAGTAGGCTACAGACTGACGGATCTGGTCGTACACACGGCCGGTAGAGAAGTTGGCAAAAGTAGTGGTGAAAGGAATTTTGCCGCCAATAGTCAAGCCGGCTGCGATACCGATCATATTGGCTTCGGCAATGCCGCACTGGATGAAGCGCTCGGGGAATTCTTTAATAAACTGGTTCAGTTTTAAAGAACCTGCGAGATCGGCTGTTAATGCTACGATATTTGAATTTTTGCGGGCCGCTTCTGCGATGCCATCGCCAAATCCACTTCTGGTATCTTTTTGCCCGGTGGGCTGTATCTCTTTCAGCATGGTCAAAATTTGGTGGTGCAAATATAAGTCCGAAAAGTCGGAAAGTCCGGAAGTCGGTAAATACATTATTGTGCAAAGTGTCTCATACTTTCGGACTTACTGACTTGCGGTCTTTCGGTCTAATTCAGGTCGGCAGGTTTGCTCTGGTAGAATTTTTCGTCTGTTTTGAGACGCTGCTCCCATTTCCAGGCGGTGAGCAACATATCTTCCAGGGAATATTTTAGCTTCCAGCCCAGGGTTTTTACAGCAAAGTCATTATTGGCATAAATGGCGATCACATCACCGGGACGGCGGGGGCCGATCACATAGTTGAGGTGTACCCCGCTTACTTTTTCGAAGGTCTTGATGGCTTCGAGTACGGTGAAGCCATTGCCACTACCGAGGTTGAATACTTCACAGCGCTTGGTGCTTTTGCCCTGTTCCAGGAATTGTATGGCCAGGGTGTGGGCATGTGCAATATCGCTTACATGGATGAAGTCGCGTACGCAGGAGCCATCGCGGGTATCGTAATCATCGCCATATACCTGCATCAGGGGCAATTTGCCGATGGCTGTTTGGGTAATGGCTGGTACCAGGTTGGCGGGTTTGCCGATGGGCAGTTCACCGATCATGATAGAGGGGTGAGCGCCTACGGGGTTAAAATAGCGCAACAACACGCACTGGGCGGCATTGGCTTTGGAAAACTCATTGATGATCTGCTCACCCATTTGCTTGGTATAGCCGTAGGGCGATTCAGCTGGTTTGGGTGGGGTAGTTTCGGTAACGGGGATCTTATCGGGATTGCCGTATACGGTACAGGAAGAAGAGAATACAAAATGGGGTATATTGAATTCCTGCACGCATTTGAGCAGGTTGATCAGTGATACCAGGTTGTTCTCAAAGTACATGAGGGGCTGCTCCACGGATTCGCCTACGGCTTTGAAGGCGGCAAAATGGATGATGCCGGTAATGTCTTCGTTTTCCTGGAAAATGGCAAAGGTGTCATCAAAATTACAAAGGTCTACTTTATAGTTTTTGATCTTTTTGCCGGTAATCTTTTCAATGCCTTCAAAAATACGGGAGGTGGAACGGGAGTTGTTATCTACTGAAATAACCTCATAGCCGTTTTCTACCAGGTCTACAATGGTATGCGAACCGATATAGCCACATCCGCCTGTAACAAGAATTTTGCTCATCTTATGGTGAATGGTGAGTGGTCAATGTTCAATGCTGCCGCAGTAAGCAGGAACCGCGTCATCTGACAGAGCCTTGAAATATCAAAGACCAGGGTTGAAAATTGTTTTTCTAAAATAGTTACAATAAACTCCTGTAAGGGGTACGGTATTGTTCAGGAAGTGAATCTCGAACGCAAATTAGGACATATCATGCAATACGGCAAATAGCAGCAGCCGGCAATCGGCAATCGAGAATCGGCAGTCGAGAATCGGCAATCGTTTGCTTCGACAGGTTCCCAGATGTCTTCGACAGGCTTTGACTGATACCCTTATTCACTTTTCTCTTTCAATATATTCATCAGGTATTGACCGTAGCCGCTTTTGAGCAAGGGTTGTGCCATTGCTTCGAGTTGTTCCCGGGAGATAAATCCTTTCCGGAAAGCTATTTCTTCGATGCAGGCTATTTTAATGCCCTGCCGTTGTTCTATGACCTGTACAAATTGAGATGCCTGCATGAGGGAATCAAAAGTTCCTGTATCGAGCCAGGCAGTGCCGCGGTCGAGGATGGATACTTTCAATTTTTTTCTGCGCAGGTATTCTTTGTTGACATCGGTGATCTCGTATTCGCCCCTGGGACTTGGCTGGAGCTCCCGGGCAATCTTCACTACCTCATTGTCGTAGAAGTATAAACCGGGTACGGCATAGTTGCTTTTGGGAGTAAGGGGTTTCTCTTCGATAGAGATCACCTGCTTTGTCTTATC encodes:
- a CDS encoding tryptophan 2,3-dioxygenase; translated protein: MGQQDVHYSDYLQLDKILNAQLPESDKLQQPAHDEMLFIIIHQAYELWFKQLLYEVDSVSGIMKKPSVNDNSPELQTVVHRLSRMVSILKVLVSQIDIMETMTPMDFLDFRDMLRPASGFQSWQFKILEAKLGLKYQHRFGQQYYVSQLRQEQVDLIKQVESERSLIELLNDWLERMPFVDEVKDFWQNYRHTYVTSLASAEQENQAFFDGVFDDASANEERRLSPKACRSALFIMLYRGYPILQLPFQLLNNLLEIDEQLSTWRYRHMNMVHRIIGTRIGTGGSTGRDYLKGALDKHYIFAEIARLTSFLVERRKLPALNAELEGKLGFVHG
- a CDS encoding transketolase family protein; this translates as MLKEIQPTGQKDTRSGFGDGIAEAARKNSNIVALTADLAGSLKLNQFIKEFPERFIQCGIAEANMIGIAAGLTIGGKIPFTTTFANFSTGRVYDQIRQSVAYSGKNVKICASHAGLTLGEDGATHQILEDIGMMKMLPGMTVIVPCDYNQTKAATLAIADYQGPVYLRFGRPVWPIFTKVEDFVIGKAQVFSEGTDVSIFACGHMVWKAIEAGVILQEKGISVEVINIHTIKPLDTEAIIKSISKTKCAVTVEEHNILGGLGDSVAQVAARNLPIPIEYVGTNDTFGESGTPTQLLEKYGLSTPHIVEAAEKVMKRK
- the galE gene encoding UDP-glucose 4-epimerase GalE — its product is MSKILVTGGCGYIGSHTIVDLVENGYEVISVDNNSRSTSRIFEGIEKITGKKIKNYKVDLCNFDDTFAIFQENEDITGIIHFAAFKAVGESVEQPLMYFENNLVSLINLLKCVQEFNIPHFVFSSSCTVYGNPDKIPVTETTPPKPAESPYGYTKQMGEQIINEFSKANAAQCVLLRYFNPVGAHPSIMIGELPIGKPANLVPAITQTAIGKLPLMQVYGDDYDTRDGSCVRDFIHVSDIAHAHTLAIQFLEQGKSTKRCEVFNLGSGNGFTVLEAIKTFEKVSGVHLNYVIGPRRPGDVIAIYANNDFAVKTLGWKLKYSLEDMLLTAWKWEQRLKTDEKFYQSKPADLN